In Actinomadura luteofluorescens, the sequence ATGCGAGCGTTTCGCCGCGTCGCAGGGCGGGGACGGGCTGCTGCACGTCTTCGTCCCGCACGCGACCGCCGGCGTGGCGATCATCGAGCTGGGCTCCGGCAGCGACGACGACCTGCTCGCGGCCCTGGGAGACCTGCTGCCGGCGGACGACCGCTGGCAGCACGCGCACGGGTCGCGCGGGCACGGGCGCTCGCACGTGATGCCCGCGCTCGTGCCGCCGTTCGCGACCCTGCCGGTCGTGGGCGGGCGGCTCGCGCTGGGGACCTGGCAGTCGGTGGCCCTGGTCGACCTTAATGTTGACAACCCTGACAGGCAGGTGCGGTTGTCGTTTCTCAAAGGATGAGTAGCGTAGGCGGGGAACGTCCCCTCCTCGGGAGGGGCTGGAATGAGCAGCGCGAACCCTCTGGGGGTCACGGTGAGTGGGCGAGCTGTGACGGGGATCTTCGTAATCGGGCCAATGGGGCCACCAAAAGCCGGGAAGACACTTGCGCAAGGGGCCCACACTTGTGTGGACTGTCCCGCAAACACCGCACGGGTGCGGACGGGCCGCCCGTCCCGGGGGGCCGAGAGCCATACGGGCACGGACCGTGCGGACTGACGACAATGGGAGGACTTTCGTGAGCGCGACCGCGGGTCAGGCGCAGTCTGAGCGCAGCCTGGCCGAACGGCTCGGCCTGAAGGCGGGCCAGGTGGTGCAGGAGATCGGCTACGACGAGGACGTGGACGAGGAGCTCCGCCGCTCCATCGAGGAGCTCACGGGGAACGAGCTCCTCGACGAGGACTACGAGGACGTGGTCGACATCGTGCTGCTGTGGTGGCGCGAGGAGGACGGTGACCTGTTCGAGGGCCTGACCGACGCCATGATCCCGCTCACCGGCGGCGGCAACATCTGGCTGCTGACGCCGAAGGCGGGCCGCGACGGGCACGTCGAGCCGAGCGACATCGGCGAGGCCGCGCAGACCGCCGGCCTGTCGCAGACCAGCAGCGTCAGCGCCGCCAAGGAGTGGTCCGGCACGCGGCTGGTCGCGCCCAAGGTCCGCAAGTAGCGCCGGGGCTGGAGACACTCTTGCCGGTCAACGTAGGCGACGCCGCGCCGGACTTCGAGCTGAAGGACCAGCACGGCGCCCCGGTGAAGCTGTCGGACTTCCGCGGCACCAGGAACGTCGTGCTGGTGTTCTACCCGCTGGCGTTCAGCGGCGTCTGCACGGGCGAGCTGTGCGCGCTGCGCGACGAGCTGTCCAGCCTCGTCGCGGGGGCGGGCGCGGACGTGCAGGTGCTCGCGGTCTCGGTCGACTCGATGTTCGCGCTGCGGGCCTGGTCCGACCAGGAGGGCTTCCGCTTCCCGCTGCTGGCCGACTTCTGGCCGCACGGCGGGACGGCGCAGCGCTACGGCGTGTTCGACGAGGCCAAGGGCGTGGCGCTGCGCGGCACCTTCATCATCGACATCGAGGGCGTGGTCCGCTGGAAGGTCGTGAACGCGATCCCGGACGCACGCGACATCGACGAGTACCGCAAGGCGCTCGCCGGGCTCTGAGCGAAACGGACCGGTTCCGGCACACCGCACGGCCATCCGGTCCGGGTGGCCGGAACCGGCCCCCGCACCTCTGGAGGTGTGATGCCCTGCTTCCGCTGCGGGGCGCGGCAGACCGACCCCGTGCGCGGCGCGAGCCCGTGGAAGCGCGGGGTCCGGGCGGACCACCAGGTCCTGATCTGCCCCCGGTGCCAGGCCGTCCACGACTGGGCGGACGCCCTGGACCGCTGCTCGGAGTGCGGCTCGGCCGCGCTGGTGTGCCGGCTCGGCGAGGTGGAGTGCCGCGACTGCGGCCATACCCGCGACGCCGTCCGGGACGAGCCGGGCACGGTCGACCTCGTCCCCTCGGGGGCCCAGCCGGCCGCCGACGGGGGCCTTTCCGAGGAGGTCGCGGCGGCGCTGTCGCGCGTCCTGAAGCGGGGCCCCGCCGCCTGAGGGCCCGGGCCGTCTCCGGACGGTGGCCCTGACGTGGCCTGACCTGGCCCTTCACGGGGCATTTCGGGCTTGACGCGGCATTTTGCCCGGTGCCACGCTTCGCGGATGCCGATCGTGCTGATGCGCCTGGTGCACCGGATCACCGGGCGGACGTGGCGCGCGCCCGCCCTCGTCCTCCTCACGGCCTTCGTGGCGGGCTGGCTGCTCATCGCGGTGTTCGAGGAACCGGGCGCCGACATCAAGAAGCCCCACGAGTACATCTGGTACTTCCTGGTCAGCGGCACGACCACCGGCTACGGCGATCTGTCCCCGACCACGGTCGGCGGCCGGATCGGCGGCGTGCTCATCATGATCGCCGGGCTCACCGCCGGGCTGGTGATGTTCGCCGAGCTGACGCTCTGGATGGGGAAGGGACGCATGATGAGGGCCAACGGCCAGGCGCGGCTGCACAGGCGGCGGCACATCGTGATCGTCGGCTACGAACGCGACGGCCTGGTCGCCATCATCCGGCAGCTGCGCGGCGACCCGCAGTTCGCGAAGACGCCGGTCGTGACCGTCTTCTGGCCGGGGGAGCTGGCGGGGGAGAACCCCGACCCGGAGCTGTACGACGTCGTCGCGTTCGACGACACCGCCTTCGAGCGGGCCTGCCTGGAGCACGCGCGGACGGTCCTCGTCGTCGGCCGCACCGACGACGAGACGGTGCGGGTGATGCTGACCGTCGAGGCCTACCTGCGGCGCAACGGCGACCCGGCCGTCCACCTGCTCGCGGGGGTGCGCGACGGCGGGCGGCGGGCCGAGATCACCGAGGCCCTCCGGCTGGTCGGCGAGAACATCGAGCCGGTCGACATCGACGATCCCGCGGTGACCGCGGTCGCGATCCGCAATCCGGGCATCGCCGCGATCTACCACAACCTGGCCAGCACGCTCGACAGCGACGGCACCCTCTACCGCGTGGACGTCCCCGAGGACGCCGGCGAGTGGACCCGCCTCGACGTGGCGATCTCCCTCCTCCGCCGGGGGAGCACGCTCCTCGCGGTGGGCGACTCGCACCGCCCGGACGCCCGCTTCCGCCTGGCGCCGGCCCCCGACGAGAGGATCCGCGGCGGCCAGTCGCTGGCGGTCGTCGCCACCCACCGTCCCGAGATCCCCTGGCACGAGCTGTAGGGGCCGGGAGGACGCCCCTCGCGCCCGCTGAGGGCGCCCTCCCGGCGGCCGCGGGCGTGCGGCCCGGGGCACAGGTCCAGACCCCGGGGCCTCCCCGCACGCACGCGGAGTCTCATCAGCTCATGCGTGTTTCTTGTGGGGGCGACCCCCCACACCCCCCGGTTCGCTTCGCTCATGCGGCTTGGCGCTGGTCGGCGTCCAGCAGGTGGTACAGCAGCAGCAACTGGGTGATGGCGAGCGGGTCGCTGGTGCCGGTGTCGCCGATGCGGCCGAGGGCGTCCCGATCGGGCAGGGCGGTCCCGGCGCGGGGGCCGAGGCGCTCCCAGATGGCCTTCTTGACCACCCGCGACTCCTCGGGCGAGACGTAGCCGTGGACGTGCAGCGCGTCCACGGGACGGCCGTCGGTGTCGCGGTGGAGGCGCAGGTGCATGGCCGTCTCGGTGTCGCCGGGCCCGCTCTCCAGGACGTCGGCGAGCTCCGGGTGGTCGATGGTGGGGCGCAGCAGCAGCTCGGCCGACAGCGGGGTGCCGGGCGGGTCGAGGCGGCCGGCGACCGGCGCGAACCGGACGACGATGTCGGCGTGCTTGCGCTGCGGGCGGATGTAGGCGGCGCTCTCGGGCTCGCGGCGGGTCAGCTCCGCCATCACCTGCTCGGGGCTGTAGCCGCGCTTGTCGCAGTCGCGCCTGACCTTCCAGGAGTGGCGCAGCGGCTCGGGCGGGTCGAGGTAGACGGTGATGTCGAAGCAGGCCCGCGCGAGCCGGGTGTGCAGCGGGAGCAGCCCCTCGACGATCACGAAGTCGCGGGGCTCGACCAGTTCCGGCCGGACGAGCTCGCCGGTCGCGTGGTCGTAGACCGGTTTCAGGATCGGCTCGCCCATCGACAGCAGCTGGAGGTGCTGCTCCATGATGTCGATGTGGTTGCAGTCGGGGTGCAGCGCCGTGAACGGCTTCCCGGCCCGCTCGGCGCGGTCGTAGCGGTGGTAGTCGTCCACGCAGACCGCCGTCATCCGGTCCGCCCCCAGGCATCGCACAAGCCCCCTGGTGAGAGTGGTCTTGCCCGCCGCGCTGTCCCCCGCGATGGCGAGCATGACGGGGCGGCGGCCCGACCCGCGCGCCCGGAGCATATGCACGATCCGATGGGGCACTGACTCCTCCGTCCTGCGGAATCCGGTTTTCGCTGTGCAGCGTAGGCGGGTCCGGGCGGCGGCTCGTCCCCCAATCAGGGGAGAGCGGGGGTGAAACCGCGGGAGGCCTTGCCCGGCGGGGGCTACTGGTGAGTAGCTTGGGTTGTTATCGTGCCGGGATGGGTGTCCCCGTACGCGTCGTCCTGGTCGACGACCACGAGATGATCCTCGCCGGGCTGACCGCGATGCTGGCCGGGTTCTCCGGCCGGGTGCGCGTCGTCGGGCAGGCGGGGACGGGGGACGAGGCGGCCCGGCTGGTCACCGCGCTGCGCCCCGACGTCGTCCTGCTGGACGTGCGGCTCGGTCCCGAGAGCGGCCTCGACCTGTGCCGCCTGATCACCGGGCGCGTCCCGGAGGCCCGGGTGGTCTTCCTGTCGGTGTACGACGACGAGCAGTACGTCTTCGAGGCGCTGCGCGCGGGGGCGGGCGGCTACCTGCTCAAGCGGGTCGACGGCCCGGAGCTGGTCCGGCGGCTGGAGGAGGTGGCGCAGGGCGAGACGGTCGTCGACCCGACGCTCGCCGGGCGGATGGCGGTGACCGCGGCGCGGCTCACCCGCGGCGAGTTCTGGCCGGGCGCCAACCGCGGCCTCACCCAGCGCGAGAGCGAGGTGCTGTCGCTGCTGGTGGGCGGCCTGTCGAACAAGGCGATCGCCGCGCGGCTCGTGCTCAGCGAGGAGACGGTCAAGAGCCACCTGCGCGCCCTGTACCGCAAGCTGGAGGTGGCCGACCGGTCGGCGGCGATCGCCGTCGCGCTGCGCGAGGGGCTGTTCCGGTGACCGGCGCGCGGCCGCTCGACCTGCTCGCCGGGCGCGGGAGCGACCTGCTCGTGCGCGTCGCGGGCGTGGCCTGCTCCGACCGGGAACTGCCGCTGATGGCCGAGAGGCTCGCCGAGCTGGTGGTGCGGTCCGCGCGGGCGCTGACGTTCTGCGACGTGTACGTCCTGGACGACGAGGAGCGCGTCCTGGAATGGCGGGGCGCGCCGGTGCCGCTGGGGGAGGGCGAGGTCGGCCGGGTCGCGGCGCACGGCCGCGCCCGCGCGCACCCGGACGGGCGGGGCGCCGCGGTCCCCGTGCACGGCGACGGCATCGTGATCGCCGTCGTGGACGTCCGGTCCGCCGGGCCGTGCCCGCCGGGCGACGTCGCGCTCGTCACGGCGCTCGCCGGGCTGTTCGCGCCGGTGCTGTCGTCGTGCCGCCGGCTGCGGACGGCGCGCGAGCGCGAGCACGCGGCCGAGCGGTTCGCCGAGCGGGCCGTCGAGGCGCAGGAGGCCGAGCGGTCGCGGCTGAGCCGGGAGATCCACGACGGCATCGCCCAGCGGCTCGCCAGCCTCGGCTTCCACCTGTCGGCCGCCGAGCGGGCGCTGCCCGAGCACCACCCCGAGGGGCTGGCGCAGATCATGATGGCGCGGCGGCTGTGCGAGCTGGCCGCCGCCGAGACCCGCGCGGCGATCGGGGGGCTGCGCCCGCCCGTCCTGGACGACCTCGGCCTGTCGGCGGCGCTCGCCACCCTCGCCCGCGAGGCCGGGGACGGTTCCGGCGGGCACGGCGCCCTCGACGTGACGGTGACCGTCGAGGGCGAGCTGGAGGACGAGCTGCCCGACCACGTGCAGACGGCGCTGTACCGGATCGCGCAGGAGGCGGTCGGCAACAGCCTGCGGCACGCGTCGGCGAGCCGCGTCGACCTGCTGCTGGAGCACTCCAGCGACCGGGTCCGGCTGAAGGTGGCCGACGACGGGTCCGGCTTCTCGATGCGGGACGTCCTCGCGCGCGGCGGCCGGGGCCGCCGCCCCGACTCCTACGGGCTGCGCGGCATGCGGGAGCGCGCCGAGCTGCTCGGCGGGCGGGTCGCGGTGACGAGCCGGCCCGGCGTCGGCACGACCGTCGAGGCGGTCGTCCCCATCCCAGGACGCCGCCGGCCCTGAACCGGCGGAGCCTTGACCTGCGCGGCCGCCCGCTGCTAGCTTTTGCCGCATCCTGGAACTGTATTCCGTATCGCGGAAATCCAGAGCAGCGGAGGGATCCCGTTGAAGAACCTCGTCCCGATCCTCGCGGCCGTGCTGCTCGGCGCCGCCGCCTGCTCCTCGTCCGGAGGCGGCGACTCCGGCGGCACCGTCGAGCTCGTCATGTGGCACGGCCAGGAGGACAGCGCGGCCAAGTCCCTGGAGAAGCTGGTCGGCGCGTTCAACCAGAGCCACCCGGGGATCAGGGTGAAGATGGACTCCGGCGGCGCCACGGCCGACACGATGCTGCCCAAGGTGACCGCCGGGTTCGCCGCAGGTACCTATCCTGACATCGCCTACATGTACGGGTCGTGGGGGGCCGCGCTCGCGCGCAGCCCGAAGGTGCCCGACCTGAAGAAGTACGTGGGCGGCCCCGAGACCGGCTGGAACGACTTCTGGCCCAACGCCCGGCAGACGGCGACCGTCAACGGCAAGGTGATCGGGTTCCCCGCCGTGGTGGACGACCTGACCGTCCTCTACAACAAGAAGCTGCTGGCCAAGGCCGGGCTGAAGCCCCCGTCGCCGGACTGGGCGTGGGAGGACTTCCGGGCGATGGCGCGCGAGCTCACCGACGCCGGATCCAAGACCTACGGGACGACCTGGGCGGTCAGCGGCGGCGAGGAGACCACCTGGAGCCTGTGGCCGCTGCTCTGGCAGAACGGCGGCTCGATCCTGTCGCAGGACGGCAAGAAGGCCGCCTTCAACTCGCCGCAGGGAGTGCGGGCCCTGACGCTGGTGCAGCAGATGGCCGTCCAGGACAAGTCCGTCTACCTGGACTCCACCCCGGCAGAGAAGGGCCAGAAGCTGTTCGAGTCCGGCCGGCTGGGGCTGTTCCTGTCCGGCCCGTGGGTGCTCAACGACGTCAAGGCCGCGGGGATCGACTACGACATCGCGCCGCTGCCCGGTACCAACGGCGACCACCAGACGGTCTCCGGCCCCGACAACTGGGCGGTGTTCGACCACGGGAACCGCCGGGTCAAGGCCGCCGTCGAGTTCCTCACCTGGCTGACCCAGCCCGAGCAGCAGCTCGTCTGGATGATGGGCACCGGCTCGCTGCCGACCCGCCAGGCGGTCACCAGGCTGCCCGGCTACCAGGACTTCGTCCGCAGGTACCCGGGGATCGGCGTCGTCACCGACAACCTCGCCAACGCCAAGCAGATCAGGCCGGTGACCGCCAAGTACCCGCGCGTCTCCGGCTTCGTCGCCGACGCCATCGCGTCCGTCCTGCTCGGCCGGTCCGACCCGCGGAGCGCGCTGGACGACGCCGCCCGCAAGTCCGACGCGCTCCTCGCGGTACCCGGCCAATGAGCGCGGCGACCGCCACCCGGGGCGCCGGCCGCCGGGCCCCCGCCGACCCCGGCGGCCCCCCGGACGGCGGCCGGAACGTGCGGCGGCGGCTCACCGACCAGGCAGCCGCGTGGTCGTTCGCGGGCCCGTCCACGCTGCTGGTCCTCGGCTTCTCGCTGCTGCCGATGGGCTGGGCGTTCCGCCTCTCGCTCACCGACTCCGACCTGGTGTCGGAAGGCCAGGGCGTGGGGCTGGCCAACTACCGGACCCTGGCGCACGACCCGGTGTTCTGGAAGTCCATCCGCAACACGGCGGAGCTCGTCGGCCTCTACATCCCGGTCTCGCTGCTGCTCGGCCTCGCGGTCGCGCTGCTGCTGAACAAGCCCATCAGGGGCATCGGGTTCTACCGCGCCTGCTTCCTCGTGCCGTTCGTCGCCTCCGCCGCGGCCGAGGGGCTGCTGATGGCCTTCGTGTTCGACAAGGACTTCGGCGTGGTGAACGGCCTGCTCACGCGGACCGGGCTGCCCGCCCAGGGCTTCCTGGACGACCCGTCCCAGGCGATGCTCGTCATCACCGGCATCTTCGTCTGGACCCAGTTCGGCTTCAACGTCGTGATCTACCTGGCCGCGCTCCAGGAGATCCCCAAGGAGGTCATGGAGGCCGCGTCCATCGACGGCGCGGGCCCGTGGCGGACGTTCCGGCACATCGTCGTCCCGTCGGTGCGGTCGATCTCGCTGTTCCTCGCCGTCTGGGGCCTCATCGACTGCCTCCAGTTCTTCGACCTGCTGCTCACCACGACCAAGGGCGGCCCCGTCAACTCGACGATCACGATCGTCTACTACGTCTGGCAGCTCGCCTTCGAGTACTTCACCGCCGGGTACGGCGCCGCGGTCGCCTACACGCTGTTCGCGGGCAGCCTGGCGACCATCGTCGCCGGCCTGGTCTTCGGCCGCCGGAAGGGGTTCCTGCTGTGACCGCCGCACCCGTCACCACCGCGCCCCCGCCCGCCGGGCCCGCGCCCGCCGCCCGGCGCGCCCGGCGGCGGCCGAGCGCCCGGCACCTGGCCCTGGCCCCGCTGTCGCTGCTGATGGTGCTGCCGTTCCTCTACATGCTGGGCGCGTCGGTGATGACCAGGGCGCAGCTCAACCGGTTCCCGCCGCCGCTCGTCCCGCCGGGCGTGGACCTCACCGGCTACCGGGAGCTCCTCGCCGGCTCGGAGTTCCCGCGCTGGTTCCTCAACAGCGTGATCGTGTCCGCGGCGATCGTGGCGTCGCAGGTCGTGCTGTGCAGCATGGCGGGGTACGCGTTCGCGCGGCTGCGGTTCGCCGGGCGGCGCGTCACGCTGGCGCTGGTGATCGCCACGACGCTGATCCCGTTCCAGCTCACCGTGATCCCCACCTTCCTGATCTTCAACAGGCTGCACCTGATCAACACGCTGGGCGCGCTGATCGCGCCGCAGCTCGCCTCCGCGCTCGGCGTCTACCTGATGACCTCGTTCTTCCAGAACTTCCCGCGCGAGCTGGAGGAGGCCGCCCGGATCGACGGCTGCTCGCGCTGGGGCGTGTTCTTCCGCGTCGTGCTGCCCGTCGCGCGCCCGGCCCTCGCCGCCCTCGCGGTCATCACCTTCATCTACGCGTGGAACGACCTGTTCTGGCCGATGGTGGCGATCTCGTCCAAGGAGAACTACACCGTGCAGGCCGGGCTCGCCACGTTCCAGGGGCAGCACCGCGCCGACTGGCCGCAGATCATGGCCGGCACGGTGCTGACCACCGTCCCGGTCCTGATCGTGTTCCTCGTCGGCCAGCGGCGGTTCGTCCAGGCGCTGGCCGGGGCCGTCAAGGGGTGACCGGTCGGCCCCCGCCACTCGGGGCGCGGGGGCCGACCGCCTCCTCAGATGCCGAGGAGGCGAGCGGCGTTGTCGGCGTAGACCGACGCGAGGACGTGCCCGGGCAGGCCGAGCCCGCTGATGCGCCAGCGGCCCATCAGCGGCGGGTCCTCCGCGGAGTGCGGGAAGTGCTCGTCCAGCGTTTCGAGGAACCGGAAGTGCGTGGCGTAGGTGTCCGCGTCCGGGGGGAACTCGTCGGTGCCGAACAGCACCCGGCCCGGGAACCGCAGGATCAGCGCGCGGGTGGCGCGCGGCTGCCGGCCGAGCTCGGCGATGCGGGCCGCGATGTCGACGTGCAGGTTCGGGTAGGCGCCGAGCATCCGCCCGACCCGGCCGAGGTCCTCGGCCTGGCACCCGGCGTGGACGGCGACGAACACCGTCCGGGGATGCGCGGCGACGACCGCCTCCAGGGCGTCCATGAGCCGCTCGAAACTCGGGAAGCGCTCCCGGTCGGCGAAGGACCAGTCGGGATGCGCGAGCAGCTGCTCGTACCGCTCGTTGCGCTCGTCGACCGGGTCGAAGAACGCGATCGGGTCGGCGGTGTGGATCGCGACGGGGACGCCGAGGTCGGCCGCGGCCTCCCACAGCTCGGCCAGGCGCGGGTCGTCGGGCAGGACGAGCCGCCCGCCGCCGTCCCGGACGTGCAGCCCGAGGTCCTTCCAGACCTTCAGCCCCCGCGCGCCCGCCGCCACCGACCGGCGCAGGCTCGGCGCGAGCCCGCGGCCGCCGGTCCGGGCGAGGTCGTCCCAGTCCACGTGGCAGAACGTCGCGAACCGGCCCGGATGGGTGCGGTCGTAGCGGTCGAGGTTGGCCTCCAGCTCCTCGCCCCAGCGGCCGTCCAGGTTGACGACCGCGCGGACGCCGCACTCCTGCATGAGCGCCAGCAGCCGCCCGACGTCGGGAACCGACCATCCGCCGGTCAGCCAGCGGCCGAGATGGTTGTGGGCGTCGACGGCGGGGACCGCGGCGCGGGGAACGCGCGACCCCGGCACGCGCAGGCGCGGCCGGGGCCGGTACTCGCTCAGCTCCATCGGGCTAGCGGATCCCTTCGGGGAGCGCGTCCCCATGCGCCTTGATCATGTCCTCGACCAGGTCGTGGATCTGGGCGAGGGTGAGGGTCGCCGCGGCGTTCGGGTCGAGCATGGCCGCGTGGTGGACGTGGTCGCGCCGGCCCTCCAGCGCGGCCCGGACGGTCAGCTCGCCGACGTTGAGGAACGTGCGGTTGAGCGCGGCGAGCTGCGGCGGCATCGCGCCGATCCGCGCCGGCCGCAC encodes:
- a CDS encoding ABC transporter substrate-binding protein; amino-acid sequence: MKNLVPILAAVLLGAAACSSSGGGDSGGTVELVMWHGQEDSAAKSLEKLVGAFNQSHPGIRVKMDSGGATADTMLPKVTAGFAAGTYPDIAYMYGSWGAALARSPKVPDLKKYVGGPETGWNDFWPNARQTATVNGKVIGFPAVVDDLTVLYNKKLLAKAGLKPPSPDWAWEDFRAMARELTDAGSKTYGTTWAVSGGEETTWSLWPLLWQNGGSILSQDGKKAAFNSPQGVRALTLVQQMAVQDKSVYLDSTPAEKGQKLFESGRLGLFLSGPWVLNDVKAAGIDYDIAPLPGTNGDHQTVSGPDNWAVFDHGNRRVKAAVEFLTWLTQPEQQLVWMMGTGSLPTRQAVTRLPGYQDFVRRYPGIGVVTDNLANAKQIRPVTAKYPRVSGFVADAIASVLLGRSDPRSALDDAARKSDALLAVPGQ
- a CDS encoding carbohydrate ABC transporter permease; this translates as MTAAPVTTAPPPAGPAPAARRARRRPSARHLALAPLSLLMVLPFLYMLGASVMTRAQLNRFPPPLVPPGVDLTGYRELLAGSEFPRWFLNSVIVSAAIVASQVVLCSMAGYAFARLRFAGRRVTLALVIATTLIPFQLTVIPTFLIFNRLHLINTLGALIAPQLASALGVYLMTSFFQNFPRELEEAARIDGCSRWGVFFRVVLPVARPALAALAVITFIYAWNDLFWPMVAISSKENYTVQAGLATFQGQHRADWPQIMAGTVLTTVPVLIVFLVGQRRFVQALAGAVKG
- a CDS encoding response regulator; translation: MGVPVRVVLVDDHEMILAGLTAMLAGFSGRVRVVGQAGTGDEAARLVTALRPDVVLLDVRLGPESGLDLCRLITGRVPEARVVFLSVYDDEQYVFEALRAGAGGYLLKRVDGPELVRRLEEVAQGETVVDPTLAGRMAVTAARLTRGEFWPGANRGLTQRESEVLSLLVGGLSNKAIAARLVLSEETVKSHLRALYRKLEVADRSAAIAVALREGLFR
- a CDS encoding amidohydrolase family protein; the protein is MELSEYRPRPRLRVPGSRVPRAAVPAVDAHNHLGRWLTGGWSVPDVGRLLALMQECGVRAVVNLDGRWGEELEANLDRYDRTHPGRFATFCHVDWDDLARTGGRGLAPSLRRSVAAGARGLKVWKDLGLHVRDGGGRLVLPDDPRLAELWEAAADLGVPVAIHTADPIAFFDPVDERNERYEQLLAHPDWSFADRERFPSFERLMDALEAVVAAHPRTVFVAVHAGCQAEDLGRVGRMLGAYPNLHVDIAARIAELGRQPRATRALILRFPGRVLFGTDEFPPDADTYATHFRFLETLDEHFPHSAEDPPLMGRWRISGLGLPGHVLASVYADNAARLLGI
- a CDS encoding carbohydrate ABC transporter permease: MSAATATRGAGRRAPADPGGPPDGGRNVRRRLTDQAAAWSFAGPSTLLVLGFSLLPMGWAFRLSLTDSDLVSEGQGVGLANYRTLAHDPVFWKSIRNTAELVGLYIPVSLLLGLAVALLLNKPIRGIGFYRACFLVPFVASAAAEGLLMAFVFDKDFGVVNGLLTRTGLPAQGFLDDPSQAMLVITGIFVWTQFGFNVVIYLAALQEIPKEVMEAASIDGAGPWRTFRHIVVPSVRSISLFLAVWGLIDCLQFFDLLLTTTKGGPVNSTITIVYYVWQLAFEYFTAGYGAAVAYTLFAGSLATIVAGLVFGRRKGFLL
- a CDS encoding secondary thiamine-phosphate synthase enzyme YjbQ, which codes for MESTVVRVATGTGEAVHDITAECERFAASQGGDGLLHVFVPHATAGVAIIELGSGSDDDLLAALGDLLPADDRWQHAHGSRGHGRSHVMPALVPPFATLPVVGGRLALGTWQSVALVDLNVDNPDRQVRLSFLKG
- a CDS encoding DUF3052 domain-containing protein; this encodes MSATAGQAQSERSLAERLGLKAGQVVQEIGYDEDVDEELRRSIEELTGNELLDEDYEDVVDIVLLWWREEDGDLFEGLTDAMIPLTGGGNIWLLTPKAGRDGHVEPSDIGEAAQTAGLSQTSSVSAAKEWSGTRLVAPKVRK
- a CDS encoding GAF domain-containing sensor histidine kinase, giving the protein MTGARPLDLLAGRGSDLLVRVAGVACSDRELPLMAERLAELVVRSARALTFCDVYVLDDEERVLEWRGAPVPLGEGEVGRVAAHGRARAHPDGRGAAVPVHGDGIVIAVVDVRSAGPCPPGDVALVTALAGLFAPVLSSCRRLRTAREREHAAERFAERAVEAQEAERSRLSREIHDGIAQRLASLGFHLSAAERALPEHHPEGLAQIMMARRLCELAAAETRAAIGGLRPPVLDDLGLSAALATLAREAGDGSGGHGALDVTVTVEGELEDELPDHVQTALYRIAQEAVGNSLRHASASRVDLLLEHSSDRVRLKVADDGSGFSMRDVLARGGRGRRPDSYGLRGMRERAELLGGRVAVTSRPGVGTTVEAVVPIPGRRRP
- a CDS encoding peroxiredoxin, yielding MPVNVGDAAPDFELKDQHGAPVKLSDFRGTRNVVLVFYPLAFSGVCTGELCALRDELSSLVAGAGADVQVLAVSVDSMFALRAWSDQEGFRFPLLADFWPHGGTAQRYGVFDEAKGVALRGTFIIDIEGVVRWKVVNAIPDARDIDEYRKALAGL
- a CDS encoding phosphoribulokinase — its product is MLRARGSGRRPVMLAIAGDSAAGKTTLTRGLVRCLGADRMTAVCVDDYHRYDRAERAGKPFTALHPDCNHIDIMEQHLQLLSMGEPILKPVYDHATGELVRPELVEPRDFVIVEGLLPLHTRLARACFDITVYLDPPEPLRHSWKVRRDCDKRGYSPEQVMAELTRREPESAAYIRPQRKHADIVVRFAPVAGRLDPPGTPLSAELLLRPTIDHPELADVLESGPGDTETAMHLRLHRDTDGRPVDALHVHGYVSPEESRVVKKAIWERLGPRAGTALPDRDALGRIGDTGTSDPLAITQLLLLYHLLDADQRQAA
- a CDS encoding potassium channel family protein; the protein is MPIVLMRLVHRITGRTWRAPALVLLTAFVAGWLLIAVFEEPGADIKKPHEYIWYFLVSGTTTGYGDLSPTTVGGRIGGVLIMIAGLTAGLVMFAELTLWMGKGRMMRANGQARLHRRRHIVIVGYERDGLVAIIRQLRGDPQFAKTPVVTVFWPGELAGENPDPELYDVVAFDDTAFERACLEHARTVLVVGRTDDETVRVMLTVEAYLRRNGDPAVHLLAGVRDGGRRAEITEALRLVGENIEPVDIDDPAVTAVAIRNPGIAAIYHNLASTLDSDGTLYRVDVPEDAGEWTRLDVAISLLRRGSTLLAVGDSHRPDARFRLAPAPDERIRGGQSLAVVATHRPEIPWHEL